A stretch of DNA from Ochotona princeps isolate mOchPri1 chromosome 13, mOchPri1.hap1, whole genome shotgun sequence:
CTTTTTGGTTCCCGAGGAAAGCTGTGACTATTTTGCATTTCTGGAATTTGTGTCAACCATGCAATCCTTTTTAGTTTTAATCTGTCTTTGCCTTTGTGCCTTGTAataatgaagaattaaaaaacaGATAACCCAAAAGAATGAATCACCCTGGTAAGCACAAGCAGTTGAACTGCGTTATGATTGTCTCATTTACGTATACGCTaatcgaagttctgtgttcagccAGGGCACAAAGCTGTTATTTCTCCAGAGGGGTTGGAAAAAAACCCCAGTTTTCCCTCCACCcatttaatttttgtctttgatGCCACAAGACAAAGACTAAACTGACTGAGCTCCATCGCATACCATGGGCCTGTGGACAGCTGAACACACAGGAGCCCAAAGTTTCACAAGTTAAAAAATGATCAGTAAAACCATGACCAGTCTTCTGAGAGATTTAAGCCTGATGATTGTTGGGCAAGTTGGCAATACATTTGCTCACAAGAGTGAAGTGGGAAAATGTGATTctccacacaaaaaaatcatagATTTTCTTAGATTTGGATACACTATTTCTATGATCCCAAAGGCATATGTGTTTTACTTGTACTTGACTCGATTTGGCTCTTTAATGCTATAGCATTGTGATGGTGAAGGGAGCTGATTAAAGTAGAAAGTAAGAGCTCCTAGGCTCCTGTGTTACTCCTGTCCTTAGCTAGCCATGGTGTTAGCAGGGTTTTCCTGAGAGCCAGGGATGTTAGCAGTGCTCTGCCTGGTACTTGGTTGTACATGTCCATCTAAAAACGTGCCAACTTGGGCTGATTTTGTCTGCTTACGACAATCTCTTCATTATTGCAATTTTCCTTCTGTAAGGTGAAAGTTTTAGATGATTTTTCATATTGCTGTATTATTGCAAAATCCTTTCAGAAACAGTGGAATATGAGTAAGTACAAATTCTGACACACAGAAACCCTACCAGCAATAGCCATGTGAGATCGTTATTGACCAGCTTAAGCAAGGTTGCCAAGGATATTGGTATCTGTATTTCATGCATAATAAATCTTTCTTGATATGTGATCTTTTACCATCAAGGTGATTGTGAACGTAAGCAATTCTAAAGTACTTTCCTTTTCCCAGCTTCTGTTGATCAGGAGCCTGCTTTGTGCAAGGAGCTCTTCAGGTACTGAATTAGCTTGATAGTGTGCTTAGCCATGTTCTAGTAGGGGTCGATGTGACATCGTGTATGTCATTTGTGTTGCTTTGATGAGAAAACCCATTATGTAACATTTTATGTTTCCTTTCCCTGTGACAAATGTCTGTACATTCGAAATCCCCAAAACTCTACTTCCTGCCATGGCTAAACCTCCTGTTTGGAGCCAATGTTAATCTTTATGAGGTATTTCATAACCATTTACGGCCTATGAGTTTTGTCCGATGCTCTCAAGTTAAAAATAGTATGATATAGCACATACCAGGAAGGGAATGTGTCAGATTTGTCCATGAGTCATTGCTAAGGATCCGGAATGACTTACCTATTTATCGTGTCTTTTCTCTCAGAACTTGTTTAAGGTGGAGAGTGTGAACTGCATCTGTGTAGACTGGAAAGGAGGTTCCCAAACCACATATCCACAGGCCACACTGAATACCCAGATTGTGGGAGCAGAAGTGGCATATTTTGTAAATGTTCTTAAGGTAAGTACATCCAGGTTATAGCAAATCCCTACCTCTGCTTTTGGGATTCTTTTCGCAAAAGGAAGTTGTAAATATAAGCATTGTAAAATTGCTTCCTTAGAAAGATAAACTGGCACTTTCCCTCACAGTTGTTGAGGACTAGCTGTGGGTCTGACACACAGTGCAGACACCCATGCTGCAAACACTTCTTCTCAGCGGGCTCTGTTCTAAAATGCTCCGAATGTCCAATACACATGTTTGGGGGTGATACAGTCTTGTTGCTTTTTCCCCCACAGTCCTCTCTGGGGTACTCACCTTCCAACGTCCACGTCATTGGTCATAGCCTGGGTGCCCATGCTGCTGGGGAGGCAGGTCGCAGGAGCAGTGGGGCCATTGGACGAATCACAGGTTGGTCAAATTTTAGACTGGTGTTTGAAAGAAGATGCTGGGGGATATTTGGTACTTTTCTCCTTGGAATACTGTGAACTAGGCCACACAAGCAGAAGTTAGGCACTGGAGATCTGGTGTTCGCAGCCATCTCTGATTTACAATGCCTATGTCATTTATAAATACATTCCAATGCATGAAGTTTTAATTATAAATAACCAGAGATTTTATTTCATATGAATTTCCCTATTGTTAGTCAATCAGGAAGAATAACTCTCTGAATAGAATGAATACCATAAATACTGAGAGGGACAAACCAAAAAGCTCAAATATTCGCAAGTAGTGATGCTCTGCTTCAAGATCAATAGCTAATGAGCCCCAATCTCTTCAACAAAAACCCCACTTCCCTTAGGGGGCAAGAAATGGGGGATTGGGGAGATGGTCAGGTTGCCCATGGTGGCAATTTCAGCTTGCTGGGAATGAGATTTGAAATGTGTTATAGAACAAGCCTAGAGCCTGCTTTGGCTAATTGTTCACATGTGGGGCATTTAACCCTTACATCAATTCTGTTACTTATGACAAAGACTTTGCCACGCTGGGCTAGAAGGCACATAGTTCACACAATGACCACTCTCCCATCTTTAAATCTTCTGACTCCTACTTAGTGATCCATTTTTATATCCTATGTATAAGTTATTAATTTGGTAAGCATTGTTCTGCAGAAAGCCTGCTATGCCCTGTGGTATGCAGCCCTGAGAATCTGCTTAAAGGAAAACAAGATCTTTGTCCTCATAGGAGTTTGTACTACACTGGGGACTCTCCCTGTAACTGACTAGTAACCAAGATTCCTGCAGGGACCAAGTATCTACAAGCTGAGGCAACATCCATGACTGAGAGAAGCTCCAATCAAACAGCAAACTAGAAGCAGATTTCCCCTCAGAGAAATGCAAGGGGTGGATGAGCTCATTTCTCTCCTTTCATGCACAGCTGATGAGTGCACCATTTTCGAGAGCTAGTGAAAacacatgggtgtgcatgaaCCTTGGGAGACCGTGaaccacacacacattccttcccTTAGGCTTGGATCCAGCTGAGCCTTACTTTCAGGACACTCCTATTTTAGTCCGACTAGACCCAACAGATGCCAAGTTTGTGGATGTCATTCACACGGATGCCTCTCCCTTCATCCCCAACTTGGGTGAGTGTGGCAGTTTGTCCTACTACGCATCGGCATGGTTTACACTGCTTTCAGTCTGTCCAGTAACATAAACCTTCCCTATTGCAATTCTTCAGGATTTGGAATGAGCCAAAAAGTGGGTCACCTAGATTTCTTTCCAAATGGAGGAAAAAGCATGCCTGAATGCAAGTCGAGGCTTGCCACGGAGACTGTTGACCTAGAAGAGAAAGGTAAATCAGGAAGTATACAAGGAGATCTGCTTCGTTTTGCTAAAGATGCTCAAGGCCTCTCATTGTAACCCAGGTAAAGGTCAAGGTTTTCATCGGGTAAAGCAGGCAATGAGAAGTGTGGTAGCAAATGTTTTAACACCCACTTTCCATGGACCTAATGCAGGAAAAACATGACTAAATGACAGTTGCATTTACATGGACCAACCTTTATGCTGAAGTTATTCTTTTCCGTTTCACTTAACCACAGTCTTACATGTTACAACCTTAGACCATACTTAACTTCTGATTTTAACCTCAATTATGAATACACTTCATAAATGATTTTGTCCTGGGACCTCCATGAGTCCACAGTAATTAGAACACTCTCTTTAACAAGGATATTTTCATCCTGACTTCAATTTGGAAAATCAACTCTGTAATTTATATATGCTTATGTCTTATTCCAAAGGAGCTCGTTTCTCTCTGACCTGTAACCACTTAAAATGCTTGGACTACTACACAGAGAGCATCCTCGCCCCGACTGGCTTCACAGCGTATCCTTGTGCCTCTTATGATGATTTCACAGCCGTAAGTAGATTTCACCTTCCAGCTAAACAATTTTGTCATTTTTCGTATCATGATAAGTGTATTTATCTCTTCATTCCCTCACTCATCACAGATATATATTTCAGTATGAGTAAAGCATTAGCAAACTTCAGTACAATGGAATTGTTTGGGGGTAAGCATTCAAGCTTGTTCTCTAATAAGCCTAATCAGAAACAAAAGAACTAGTGAATGCGTATGTGATGTGAGGCTGTAGGATGCCGGGAGGCATGGACCATGTTCCTCAAAAACTGGCACTTCACCTGTAGGGGTTCAGATAAGAGCACACTTCCGTGCCATCTTATTTAGATCATTTGATGTCACTGTTATCTTCTTATTTGTTGTATTGAACAAGACATGCAGGTTAtctgttttcagaattttcactgtcaattttttaaaagtcaacctTGATcctaattcattaaaaaaaattgcaagcaACAAAACTGCTGGAGGAAGATATAATCTCCATAAATGCATATATCAGTGATGAAGACATGAATgcaattttttcattaaattgaTAAATTATTTTGGAGAAAATGCTTTGATTCTTCAAGTGGTTACTTCCCttataaatgtaaattaaaaatagtgGATAACTCAAATATTTGACAAGAAGactaaataacaaaaaatatattaACTGATTAAACCAGAGCCAGTTTCTTAGCATTGCATCCAACAAATGCTTAGTAAATAAAAGCAGGATGTGGATATTTTATTCTATATAACTAAAATACACATAAACCTAAAAAAATTTTatcggttttttgtttgtttgatataGCTTGTTTTGATCCTTCTCTCTAATAGCTCAGGCTATTGATAGGTAGGGAAATTGctaaaaaacagacaaaagagcTTTGGATTTCATCCAGTTAAAAtggagtttcatttttaaaaaagtcaaaccTGTAGGAGCATGGCAGCATTTCCATGATACTATTGCCCCAGACCTCCacgtctctcctcctttcaccCCTCAGGTGCTTTCCAGACAGGTGGCCACAGGGTATTCTGGTCAGTGTGTGCTCAGCAGCAACAGTGATGTGGGCCCAATTGGGAGGGGCAGTTGGCTGCAGTGCACTCTGGGCCACATCCCTGTGTGCATTGGTGATGCAGCCAGGCTGATGTTAGAGATGAGGTCTGGAACTCTCCACACTTCGGGTGTGGGCAGTACCTTGAAGATGTTTGGCTGCTACTTCGGGCCAGCAGTTTCCCCTAATCCTCACTGGAAGCAGACCCTGAGACTCGGCCACGTCCACCATCTGGCCCAGGGAGTGTGGAGCTGACAGCTTGGCTGTACTGCATAGTGGGCTTTCCATCCACAGGGGATGAATGTTCTGGGCAATTAGGATATCCTAGGTCAATgagaaaagagaaacacacacatccATATAAATTATATGAATTCTGCTGTGGCATGTTGTATGATCAACAGTGAGACTGCTGGTGTAGCCTGGTGAACAGTCAGACGTGCTGTGAACCTTTGCGGAGACACCGTGGAAGCCCTCTTTCTCCACCAGAACAGAATTGGACTCAGTACTCTTGAACCATGAAAACACATGTGCGGCAGGACAGGGCAGTGTTGCACAGCAGCCTCACACGTGTGTGCTTGTTTTCACTAGAACAAGTGCTCAACCTGTCCCAGTGGAGGCTGCCCACAGATGGGACATTACGCTGAccaattttctgggaaaacaagtGCCGTGAATCAGGTGTTTTATCTGAAGACTGCTTAAAGGAAGTTTGAAGGTAAGAGGgtattttatttaacttgaacTCGAAATGCCATGCGTTTCCTGCTGCCCACTGATCATGTGTAAATTGGCCTTTCATCACAAAGCTTACAAAGCTTTGCAGAACTTGCTGCAGTGCAGAACAGAACTCAGTGATGTGGGCAACCACGAAGTAAGAGAGGAGCATTTGGAACCTGAAACTCTGAATGATACCAGTGTTTCCAGTGGTTTCTCTGTTTCCCAGGTTCTCATTTGGGTGGCAATTGGCCAGTTGGTTGTGTTTCCTCTTTAGGAGAAGTTCTGAAAGGTTAAGAAACTTCATTGATGTTGTTAGATAAGTGTAGGGCTACGTGATGAAAACCAAACCCTAGAGGAGAGTCTGGCTTCACCATCCTGAGGTGAGAAGAATGTTTCAGTCTGCACATGCGCTTTGTACAATGTGCTGATGTAAGACACGCATCTTCCTCAAATTATATGTTCTCACCCAATCCACAGGTAAGCTTTTTGGAACACATTTAACCTATCAAGGTACAGAAACAGGCTTGCTGAATTATGTGTCCCTTAGCAAAGACAAAGGTACAGAAGATCAGTTTTTCATTCTAGGTAAGACCAAAAAGGTTTGCCTTGGGAAGCTACTAGGAAAAGTCAtccaatgaaaatacaataataatacCAACATTGGCACCAAAGTTTATAGAAAGCCTGGTACAGAATGCTGTGTTTCTTCTATCAGCAAAACATTCTCTGCTCATTGGAACCCAATAAGAGGACTTTTGTTTATGCATTTCTGGAATCACAGAGATTACATTTACCTTCACACAAAACAGCAAAACCTTCAGACAGATCAAGTGAAACAACAGGTTTCAAGACAGTGAACATCAAGCAGCAAAAGAGAGAGATGCCTGAGCAGCAACACCACATCACACAGGGCTGTAAGGTCCCCCAGCTGACTGCCTTGGAGGTGGCACAAGAGGTGGCATCGGCAGAGAACTCCAGGCAGAGCCAGTAGACTGAGTCAAGTATCAGAAGATCCAAGGCAACTGGAACTTCTTGGGCAACCTGCTAGTGAGGAGAGGGGCGTTGATCTGGAATGAACTTGGATGTACAGGGGAACAATGACCAGCACAGGTGTGTGAGCAAGCAAGGCCAGGGAAGTAGGCATTCTGAAGGAATAAGTTTCTCAGGACAAAGCCAGATACTGAAGACAAAGGCGAAATCAGGACTTTAAATCTCATTAATTATCCTAAAaaagaattgatttttaaaacagtaattcACGTGAGGGACTTGTAATATGTGCATATTTAAAGCATGTGTTAACAGTGCTGTTTAAAGTGTGGAGAGAACCTAAAATACACAACTGGAAGGCATTTTTTTGCATCACTTGAAAGAAGaacatgtaaattttaaaatatgagctACTCATTTTAAATTAACTACTAAATTCTTAAGCCACCTCTGTAGTTAGCAAAGCAACAAAACAGAAGAGAATAAAATATAATGCACAGCAGGTCATAAGCCATATGCAGAGGTCCAATGGAAGATACATGGAAAAGCAATCAACTATATCACAATCATACTCAATGGAAATTACCTAAATGCAACAATTAGAATCAGAGATTATCAACTGAGTTTTAAAAAACCGCTGATCATCGCCCAGCGCattagcctaacagttaaagtcctcgtcttgtgtaagccaggatcccatattggcgctggttctaattccggcagccccatttcccatccagctccgtgtatGTGTCATGGAAAGGAAGCCGAGGACAGCCTAAGCTTTGGGACACTACACATACATGGGAGATCCGCAAGAGGCCCTGGAcccctggcatcggatcagtgcaccTCCAACTATTGCATtcaattggggagtgagtcaaaggatggaagacgttcctctctgtctctcctctctgtgtttctgactttccaataaaaataaaaagacatccAAGGAAGGCACTCAGCCTATTTCAGAACACTGATTTAGACACCCACGATCCCATATCCTAGAGCCTGGGTGTCACACCCACCTTCACTCCCAACTCTTCCCCCTTGCCTGACTCTCAGGTATTTAgcaaatgagccagcaaatgggaacTCTATCACCATCACTATCACCTCTCCCACtcctgctctctttctcttcttctcaaaTTACTATTTTCAAACAAGAACCAATGTTTGGTCTGGTAGTTAAGACACCCGTTAGGAAGCCATGTGTCCCTTATCAGACTGCCAGGTTTGGATCTCCACATCTGGCTGCTGATTCTAGTATCAGGTATTAGTGCTTGGGAGGCACTTATGATGCTTGAGGAAGTTGGGTCCTTGCAAgccatggaggagacatggattgcattcccagctcGTCATCGGTGCTAGTccggccccagctgttgcaggggTTCGGGGCCGGAATCAACACAGTGGAATGCGcacgttctctctttctctcctgctcttgCTCTTACTCTCTTATTTCCCTCCATCCAAgacaaataaatgtgaaaatcaaTCCATGAAAGTCCCCATGAAACACACACTTTAATATGAAATCACAAACTGTATCTCACCACATGAAAGTTGTATAATATAGGGAGGAATACATTAGTTATCCATAATTCAAATGTAAATGCAGTAAGATACTGCTAGAAACTTATTCGAAtggctaaaatttaaaatttactatTGCCAAGCATTCAAGAACATGGGGAAATTTGTGGTCTTGTCTATTTCCAATAATATTATAACATGATGCAACCACTTACGTCAGGGTCTTGTAAAATGTTACAAAACTTGCCTATGAACCATCCATCCCAAACCAAAACCTGCTACTCTCCCAGTATCCATCATCAAACTGAACACATCAAGTTGGGGTTGCATTGACAGCTCCTCTCTGCCATTTGCACAACCATAAAACAAGATTTGGAGAAAGGATCCAGTCCttcatacagaggaggagaactTCCCTCAGTGCCAGTGTCAAGTGCAGTGGAAATCCCTTGCCTAGACCAAAGGGAGAGCAGAGGCTGTCTCCATGCTCAGGCCATCTCTGTGCTGGAGTTGTAAGAGGTGACTGTTGCTTCCTTCCCACAGGTTAAATTTCTGCAACTCAAGCACTGTAGAAGAGAATGTTCTGCTTCCCCTCAATTCATGTGAGGAGACTATTGACAAGTGACCTCTGACACTACTCCTAATAAAATCTACTGCTCAAGCAATCGTTTCTGTCTTTTATCATCAGTGTTTGTGATTTTCAGTAACCTCTATTGGAGAAGGTGATAACAATCCAGAATTATAGCTGATGTGAAGAACTACAAGGACAGATGGATTTTGCCAGCAGTTGGATGACAGTTGCATTTGGGACCCTTGCTGACATGACGGTGTCACATCCATGCTTACAAATGTAGTCATTGTGATCACTTAAGGCAGAACCAGAGGGCCCCAGTGACCCTTGTTTGTAGACCCTGATGGGATGTTCAACGTTGACCACTTACGCCATTGGCCTTAGGCTCAGTCCTTTCCTGGTTCAACATCTCAGGAGAGAGGACACTTAGGAGATAAGGACTGACATGGCCTGTGCTTCCTGACAATAACTTACAGGGAGTTCCTTTTACCTTGTTCAGCTGAAGCAAGGGAGTGCAGAGACAAGGCATGGACACAGGTTTCCAAGAGCTCATGCTCCTACAGATGGGTTGAGGTCTACAAATAACATCTTGGGGTGCATCTGCTCTTTTGTTCTGCCAGATAGCACAGTAGGCTTGGCTGTGTCTTGCCACTGCTGCTGTAGACGGCAAAGCATGAACCCTTGTGAGTGTAATGGGAGCCAAAGTTTGAAACTTTGCAAAGGAATTTACTTTCCTGGCAATTTCCCCTCacatgaatctctctctctctctctctctctctctctctctctctctctctctctctctctctctgtgtttgtgtgagtgAGAGATCGAATGAAAGCTAGGAGACATTAAAGTGAATTTGAGATGCTAAGaggtttaaa
This window harbors:
- the LOC131481675 gene encoding pancreatic triacylglycerol lipase-like, translated to MILLWTIPLLLGTVAGTQVCYDKIGCFTDDSPWSGVSGRPGKSLPQSPEVVNTRFLLYTNENQGSYQEIVADASSIKNSNFKTSRKTRFIIHGFTDTGENSWLSNICKNLFKVESVNCICVDWKGGSQTTYPQATLNTQIVGAEVAYFVNVLKSSLGYSPSNVHVIGHSLGAHAAGEAGRRSSGAIGRITGLDPAEPYFQDTPILVRLDPTDAKFVDVIHTDASPFIPNLGFGMSQKVGHLDFFPNGGKSMPECKSRLATETVDLEEKGARFSLTCNHLKCLDYYTESILAPTGFTAYPCASYDDFTANKCSTCPSGGCPQMGHYADQFSGKTSAVNQVFYLKTA